Proteins from a genomic interval of Methanolacinia paynteri:
- a CDS encoding CHAT domain-containing protein: protein NLAILYNLMGNYTAAEPLFRQALEIRRKKLGEDHPDYARSLNNLAGLYHYSMGNYGAAELLYRQAMEIRRKKLGEEHPDYATSLNNLAGLYDSMGNYSAAEPLYHQAKEIRRKKLGEDHLDYARSLNNLAMLNNSMGNYSAAEPLLRQSMEIRRKKLGEDHPDYARSLNNLAGLYKSMGNYSAAEPLYRQAIEIWRKTLGEEHPNYAASLNNLAILLVGQGNPDEGLTLMQEATQIERKMIRQIFSIGSESQRMEYLKSIQATLDTYFSLVHHYYAADAQIMQETLDLILTRKSIAAEALVVQRDAILTGKYPHLKEQLRAIYTIRMQIAQKTFVEPGKEGLEEHRKILSSWNAERERLEADLARQIPEIRLEDRLRDVDRNVVAQHLPMGCALVEFVRFDKFDFSAVPARGEHLWKPARYCAFVLRSGEPDAVAFADLGEAEQIEQFITLYRQQFTGDERSLDSGEETEGTRRSEDRSLGLLSRFFWKKPIPKAVEKWDLGENAITAEYSEREIGLLLYSSIIKPIQKALAHCDRLILAPDGELSTIPFEVLPTEEGERLIDHYHISYVGVGRDILRFGVETSNDLQQPFVLANPDFDLTLDTFSPISQSTPVVSRASRYLDRRLPHFYPLPGTEIEGRNIAQMLKVSPLMGGKALEQTLKAVQSPSILHIATHGFFLENKEDDPNQERRALDGIGGAEMPRFSAQELENPLLSSGLVLAGVNNRAKQGKLPPEAEDGILTAEDVTGLDLTGTELVVLSACKTGIGEVMVGEGVFGLRRSFMLAGAKTLVMSLWNVPDEATQELMEGFYARILAGVPRAEALREAQLELRKRYPDPMDWGAFICQGDPGCLQATYRNPAEI, encoded by the coding sequence ACAACCTCGCAATATTGTATAACTTGATGGGTAACTATACAGCGGCCGAACCCCTCTTCCGGCAGGCACTGGAGATCCGGAGAAAGAAGCTGGGCGAGGATCATCCTGACTATGCACGGAGTCTCAACAACCTCGCCGGGCTGTACCATTATTCGATGGGTAACTACGGAGCTGCTGAACTTCTCTACCGCCAAGCGATGGAGATCCGGAGAAAGAAGCTGGGCGAGGAACACCCTGACTACGCTACCAGCCTGAACAATCTTGCCGGGCTGTACGACTCGATGGGTAACTACTCGGCCGCTGAACCTCTCTACCATCAAGCGAAGGAGATCCGGAGAAAGAAGCTGGGTGAGGATCACCTTGACTATGCACGGAGTCTCAACAACCTCGCAATGCTGAATAACTCGATGGGTAACTACTCGGCCGCTGAACCGCTCCTCCGCCAGTCAATGGAGATCCGGAGAAAGAAGCTGGGCGAGGATCATCCTGACTATGCACGGAGTCTCAACAATCTCGCTGGGCTGTATAAATCGATGGGTAACTACTCGGCCGCTGAACCGCTCTATCGCCAGGCAATTGAGATCTGGCGGAAGACCCTAGGTGAAGAACACCCTAACTATGCAGCCAGCCTGAACAACCTTGCTATACTGCTTGTTGGACAAGGTAACCCAGATGAAGGTCTTACTCTCATGCAAGAAGCGACTCAGATAGAAAGAAAGATGATCCGGCAGATATTCTCCATCGGTTCAGAAAGCCAGCGGATGGAGTACCTCAAATCGATTCAGGCCACTCTTGATACCTATTTCTCCCTCGTACACCATTACTATGCAGCCGATGCACAGATCATGCAGGAAACGCTCGATCTTATCCTCACCCGGAAATCAATCGCCGCCGAGGCGTTAGTCGTCCAGCGGGATGCGATCTTGACAGGTAAATACCCTCATCTTAAAGAGCAACTTAGAGCAATCTATACAATCAGAATGCAGATCGCCCAGAAGACGTTCGTCGAGCCGGGAAAGGAAGGACTCGAAGAACACCGCAAGATCCTTTCGTCTTGGAATGCCGAGAGGGAACGACTTGAGGCTGACCTTGCTAGGCAGATTCCCGAGATTCGGCTGGAAGATCGGCTTCGGGATGTCGACCGAAATGTTGTTGCACAACATCTACCGATGGGATGTGCACTGGTGGAATTCGTCCGTTTCGACAAATTCGACTTTTCAGCGGTTCCTGCACGAGGAGAGCATCTGTGGAAACCTGCCCGGTACTGCGCCTTTGTCCTTCGCTCGGGTGAACCTGACGCAGTGGCGTTCGCGGATCTCGGCGAAGCGGAGCAGATTGAACAATTCATCACACTTTATCGGCAGCAGTTTACCGGTGATGAACGATCGCTGGATAGCGGGGAAGAAACCGAAGGTACCAGGAGGTCGGAGGACCGAAGCTTAGGACTCTTGTCCCGCTTCTTCTGGAAAAAACCCATTCCAAAAGCTGTGGAGAAATGGGATCTCGGTGAGAATGCCATCACCGCTGAGTATAGCGAGCGTGAGATTGGTCTTCTCCTGTATTCCAGCATAATTAAACCCATCCAAAAAGCACTTGCACATTGCGATCGCCTCATCCTTGCACCCGATGGAGAGCTCAGCACCATTCCATTCGAGGTGCTTCCGACAGAAGAGGGCGAGAGGCTGATCGACCACTACCACATCAGCTATGTAGGCGTCGGCAGGGATATTCTCCGATTTGGAGTGGAGACCTCCAATGATCTGCAACAGCCATTTGTCCTAGCTAATCCGGATTTCGATCTGACTTTGGATACATTCTCACCAATTTCGCAGAGCACACCGGTTGTCAGCAGGGCATCGCGCTATCTTGATCGAAGGTTACCTCACTTTTACCCTCTGCCGGGAACTGAGATTGAAGGTAGAAATATTGCTCAAATGCTCAAGGTCAGTCCTCTAATGGGGGGGAAGGCGCTTGAACAGACACTCAAAGCCGTCCAGTCACCCTCTATCCTCCATATCGCCACCCATGGATTCTTTCTCGAAAATAAGGAGGACGATCCAAACCAGGAACGCCGTGCCTTAGACGGAATCGGTGGCGCGGAAATGCCCCGCTTTTCCGCTCAAGAGCTTGAAAATCCGCTTCTCAGTTCTGGACTTGTTTTGGCCGGTGTAAATAACAGGGCAAAGCAAGGTAAACTGCCCCCTGAAGCGGAGGATGGAATCCTCACAGCCGAGGACGTGACCGGTCTCGATCTCACCGGCACCGAACTCGTCGTTCTCTCTGCTTGCAAGACTGGTATTGGAGAGGTGATGGTAGGCGAGGGTGTATTCGGGCTCCGACGGTCGTTCATGCTCGCCGGGGCAAAGACTCTTGTGATGAGTCTATGGAATGTACCTGATGAGGCAACTCAGGAACTGATGGAAGGTTTCTATGCAAGAATCCTTGCGGGCGTGCCACGGGCGGAGGCTCTCCGTGAAGCACAGCTTGAACTTCGGAAACGGTATCCTGATCCAATGGACTGGGGGGCGTTCATCTGCCAGGGTGATCCGGGGTGCTTGCAAGCGACATACAGGAATCCGGCTGAGATATAA
- a CDS encoding tetratricopeptide repeat protein, producing SDELYEQAGTYGQLGTLARDRRQWEQAEQYYRKALEIFKEYKDVHPMEIALRNLSLLWKEAGNDIIPQNVAETLGISPDEAKELLEKANE from the coding sequence TCCGACGAGCTCTACGAACAGGCAGGGACCTACGGCCAGTTGGGGACCTTGGCACGGGATCGGCGGCAGTGGGAGCAGGCGGAACAATATTACAGGAAAGCGCTGGAGATATTCAAAGAATATAAGGATGTTCACCCGATGGAGATCGCCCTACGGAATCTTTCCCTGTTATGGAAAGAGGCAGGGAATGATATCATACCGCAGAACGTTGCTGAGACTCTGGGGATATCCCCTGATGAAGCGAAGGAATTGTTAGAGAAAGCAAACGAATGA